A section of the Chryseobacterium ginsenosidimutans genome encodes:
- a CDS encoding T9SS type B sorting domain-containing protein gives MKKLLLLTILFVSQLFFSQSDCATAIPVCGNSNISYDPTGPGTVVDFPGPPDPVPDGLCLKGGEHYSVWYTFTVATSGTITFEITPNVNVALGPDAPGNSADYDWAVWGPNPTCGNLGLPVTCNFAGMTGTWPNPTGLSANPPSAPNPGYNAPMNVTAGQTYVLVVDNYSHNTLGFSLTWGGTATISSAFTDPTLTPHPFIPPGSPAANPADPNEILKCSLPTMFDFSTLSTGIINGNPNFTVSYHLTSNDAITGNAPITTPIMVNGTTIYYYRLKYTDPTNPTNPINGCFQIGKFKFRTGNITAQDATLTACNNNGAGTATFNLALAAVFTGNNITKKYYPTMADLIAVTNEITNPSVYVSSEKKVYVRVTTSDGCSDDAEITLAFFPVVVVTEATLESCYIETAVTTASFDLTTATVNSQAGMTKKYYKTQADALAAVNEISPANNYITATTTVYARVTSENGCFAIAKINLKVLPPVKSNVLIDKIICMEDTTVLDAGPGFDGYEWNTGATTQSISNVGAGAYWVKLKTGKCYTLQLVNVYASAQPVITNIEITNDSFTVTVNGGKAPYKYSLDGITWQDSNVFTGLPRGENKVYVKDAYDCNPIEVQVTVPNLLNAITPNGDNKNDYIDYSALAYKKNLVFTVYDRYGNMLYQADKIRNFTWDGTSGGKKIVTGTYWYTISWNENDKNNTQTKYSGWILVKNIE, from the coding sequence ATGAAGAAATTACTTCTGTTGACTATTTTATTTGTGTCACAATTGTTTTTTTCACAATCAGATTGCGCAACGGCAATTCCCGTATGTGGAAATTCAAATATTTCTTATGACCCTACAGGTCCCGGAACTGTAGTAGATTTTCCAGGACCGCCAGACCCTGTTCCTGATGGCCTTTGTCTTAAAGGAGGAGAACATTATTCGGTTTGGTACACATTTACTGTTGCCACATCAGGAACAATTACTTTTGAAATCACTCCAAATGTTAACGTTGCGCTAGGTCCAGATGCTCCTGGAAACTCTGCCGATTATGACTGGGCAGTTTGGGGACCGAATCCTACTTGTGGAAATTTAGGACTTCCTGTAACTTGTAACTTTGCAGGGATGACAGGTACATGGCCAAATCCTACGGGATTATCCGCCAACCCACCTAGTGCTCCCAATCCAGGCTATAATGCTCCGATGAATGTAACAGCTGGCCAAACATACGTTTTAGTAGTTGATAACTATAGCCATAATACTCTAGGATTTTCTTTAACTTGGGGTGGAACAGCGACTATTTCTTCTGCTTTTACAGATCCTACTTTAACACCTCATCCATTTATACCACCAGGATCACCAGCAGCAAACCCAGCAGATCCAAACGAAATTCTAAAATGTTCGTTACCAACGATGTTTGATTTCAGTACGTTATCAACCGGAATTATTAATGGTAATCCAAACTTCACAGTATCATATCATTTAACAAGTAATGATGCTATCACAGGAAACGCTCCTATCACAACACCAATAATGGTAAATGGAACGACTATCTATTATTACAGATTAAAATATACAGATCCTACAAACCCAACCAATCCTATTAATGGTTGTTTCCAGATTGGAAAATTCAAATTCAGAACAGGAAATATTACAGCACAGGATGCAACCCTTACTGCATGTAACAACAATGGTGCTGGAACTGCGACATTCAATCTTGCATTAGCTGCCGTCTTTACAGGAAATAATATCACTAAAAAATATTATCCTACAATGGCAGATTTAATAGCAGTAACTAATGAAATCACAAATCCTTCAGTTTATGTATCTAGTGAGAAAAAAGTATATGTAAGAGTAACAACTTCAGATGGATGCTCTGATGACGCTGAGATTACCCTAGCATTCTTCCCTGTTGTTGTAGTAACAGAAGCCACTCTTGAATCTTGTTATATTGAAACGGCAGTAACAACAGCTTCATTTGACCTTACGACTGCGACGGTGAATTCTCAAGCCGGAATGACTAAAAAATATTACAAAACGCAGGCTGATGCTTTAGCAGCAGTCAATGAGATTTCACCTGCAAATAACTATATTACAGCAACGACTACTGTTTATGCAAGAGTAACCAGTGAGAATGGCTGTTTTGCCATTGCAAAAATTAACTTAAAAGTTTTACCTCCTGTAAAATCTAACGTTCTGATAGATAAAATCATCTGTATGGAAGACACTACAGTTTTAGATGCAGGACCAGGATTTGACGGCTACGAATGGAACACGGGAGCAACAACTCAATCTATTTCAAATGTAGGTGCAGGTGCCTATTGGGTAAAACTAAAAACAGGAAAATGCTATACATTACAGCTAGTGAATGTATACGCTTCTGCACAACCTGTTATTACTAATATTGAAATCACCAACGATTCGTTTACAGTAACTGTTAATGGAGGAAAAGCACCTTACAAATACTCTTTAGACGGAATTACTTGGCAAGATTCTAATGTATTTACAGGTCTTCCGAGAGGTGAAAATAAAGTGTACGTAAAAGATGCTTATGACTGTAACCCGATTGAAGTTCAGGTAACAGTTCCAAATCTTCTGAACGCAATTACACCAAACGGAGATAATAAGAATGACTATATTGATTATTCAGCATTAGCTTATAAGAAAAATCTTGTATTTACGGTTTACGATAGATACGGAAATATGCTATACCAGGCTGATAAAATCAGAAACTTTACATGGGACGGAACTTCAGGTGGTAAGAAAATCGTAACAGGAACTTACTGGTACACGATCTCGTGGAACGAAAATGATAAAAACAATACCCAAACAAAATACAGCGGTTGGATATTGGTAAAAAATATAGAATAA
- the dnaB gene encoding replicative DNA helicase codes for MAQKETLSSLTNGNFAKELSIADGKMPPNALDFERLVIGTFLIDKKGLDHSIDLLTPEVFYDPRHQVIFTAILKLYEGNQPVDLMTIIQALKKEDKLNQAGGDHYIIDLTMGVSSSAHIEYHVRVILEKYILRSLINVSANVIDASYKESTDVFELLDKAEQSFFEITNGTIKKGFDTANSLVKQAIETIKSLKDKEGLSGVPSGFRDVDKETGGWQNSDLIIIAARPAMGKTAFLLSMARNIAVGHKIPLALFSLEMASVQLITRMIASETRISSEKLRKGTLDDDEWQRLFSNVSELENAPLYIDETPSLSIFDFRAKCRRLVMQHGVRLIMVDYLQLMTAGSGGKGGGNREQEISMISRSLKAIAKELNVPVIALSQLSRSVETRPGKRPQLSDLRESGAIEQDADIVSFIFRPEYYKITVWDNDEEGQETTTENQAELIIAKHRNGATADVRLSFLKHFAKFADIEAAFDGGMGAIGYNSNTALGEPSGFDKIKTTIQPGAAFDLPDSSKLSGSSMNDFDDEDDFPF; via the coding sequence ATGGCGCAGAAAGAAACACTATCTTCTTTGACGAACGGAAACTTTGCGAAAGAGCTCTCTATTGCTGACGGGAAAATGCCTCCAAATGCTTTGGATTTTGAGAGGCTGGTTATCGGTACATTTTTAATTGATAAAAAAGGGCTCGATCATTCTATCGACTTACTGACCCCTGAAGTTTTCTACGATCCGAGACATCAGGTGATTTTTACTGCCATTTTAAAACTATACGAAGGCAATCAGCCTGTCGATTTAATGACCATTATTCAGGCTCTGAAGAAGGAAGACAAATTAAATCAGGCAGGTGGAGATCATTATATTATTGACTTGACAATGGGAGTAAGTTCATCTGCTCACATTGAATATCATGTCCGTGTTATCCTTGAAAAATATATTTTAAGAAGTTTAATTAATGTATCCGCCAACGTAATTGATGCTTCATACAAAGAATCAACAGACGTTTTTGAACTTTTGGACAAAGCTGAACAATCATTTTTTGAAATCACCAACGGAACCATCAAAAAAGGCTTCGATACCGCTAATTCATTAGTAAAACAAGCAATTGAAACCATCAAATCCCTAAAAGATAAAGAAGGACTTTCCGGAGTACCTTCAGGATTCCGTGATGTGGATAAAGAAACCGGAGGATGGCAAAATTCCGACCTTATTATTATTGCGGCACGTCCGGCGATGGGGAAAACGGCATTTCTTCTTTCCATGGCGAGAAATATTGCGGTTGGTCACAAAATCCCGTTGGCTTTATTCTCACTCGAGATGGCTTCGGTACAGCTGATAACGAGGATGATTGCTTCCGAAACAAGAATTTCATCAGAAAAATTAAGAAAAGGAACTTTGGACGATGATGAATGGCAAAGACTATTCTCCAACGTATCAGAATTGGAAAATGCTCCTTTATATATTGACGAAACCCCTTCCCTTTCTATTTTCGACTTCCGTGCAAAATGCCGAAGATTGGTAATGCAGCATGGTGTAAGACTGATCATGGTCGATTATCTTCAGCTAATGACAGCCGGCAGTGGCGGAAAAGGAGGCGGAAACCGTGAACAGGAAATTTCCATGATTTCCCGTTCATTAAAGGCAATCGCAAAAGAATTGAACGTTCCGGTAATTGCACTTTCACAGCTTTCAAGAAGTGTGGAAACACGTCCAGGGAAAAGACCTCAGCTTTCTGACCTGAGAGAATCCGGAGCGATTGAGCAGGATGCAGATATTGTATCGTTCATCTTCAGACCAGAATATTACAAAATAACCGTTTGGGATAACGATGAAGAAGGACAGGAAACTACAACAGAAAACCAAGCCGAATTAATTATCGCAAAACACAGAAATGGCGCAACTGCCGATGTAAGGTTGTCTTTCTTAAAACATTTTGCAAAATTCGCTGATATTGAAGCCGCTTTCGATGGAGGAATGGGCGCAATAGGCTATAATTCTAATACTGCTTTAGGCGAGCCAAGCGGTTTTGATAAAATAAAAACTACGATTCAGCCGGGTGCAGCATTTGATTTACCAGACAGCTCGAAGCTTTCAGGTTCTTCTATGAATGATTTTGATGATGAAGATGATTTTCCTTTTTAA
- the rnhA gene encoding ribonuclease HI: protein MRIEIYTDGACSGNPGKGGYGILMRVPEKNYQKTFSKGFKKTTNNRMELLAVITALEKLKSPDNDIHVYTDSKYVVDAINQNWLAGWIKRGWKNVKNPDLWQKFAVLYNLHHPKMHWIKGHAGHFENELCDKLAVTAAASSDLETDIYFENLENNSLF, encoded by the coding sequence TTGAGAATAGAAATATACACCGACGGAGCTTGCAGCGGAAATCCCGGAAAAGGCGGATATGGAATTCTCATGCGGGTACCTGAAAAAAACTATCAGAAAACATTTTCCAAAGGCTTCAAAAAGACCACCAACAACAGAATGGAACTTCTTGCAGTCATTACGGCTTTAGAAAAACTTAAATCTCCTGACAACGATATCCATGTTTATACCGACAGTAAATATGTTGTGGATGCCATTAATCAGAACTGGTTGGCAGGATGGATCAAAAGAGGATGGAAAAATGTAAAGAACCCTGATCTTTGGCAGAAATTTGCAGTATTATACAATTTACATCATCCTAAAATGCACTGGATCAAAGGACACGCAGGACATTTCGAAAATGAATTGTGCGACAAACTTGCTGTAACTGCCGCTGCATCAAGCGATTTAGAAACAGACATCTATTTTGAAAATCTCGAAAATAATTCTTTGTTCTAA
- a CDS encoding T9SS type B sorting domain-containing protein has translation MNKKNYLFLFVGLLLCFSQHLTSQTYQLTGTPINTTGWTMVSPTVVGTGGDFIQLTPDTNNQSGSIRLNDPINLKYCDKWKVEFDFRMDSNQTANGDGIAFWYLQNPPVASVLGSGLGVSQNAIGLVVGFDTYNNTTTAVMSKVHVGYGQIANTTDSNNVEFFNTAGSSFHSPDMNTTLPFQGTTYKHVEVTSQVVPGTQNWMIKITIDGNLICNQSFAPAGAAASMTVGYFGFSASTGGNRSRHSIKNVKVFVDKVALNQTTVTDTFCPNPTTGQGTVNLTAYQNQFVTNPANYTFSYSVSGTPITNPTSYQFSANTAVSVLIKDNAGVLCDNPDGKIQLNLSPFTATPATLTECNNNNAGTATFNLALANVNEPPGSVKKYYKTLADLNAGTNEIGNFATYISAPTTVYVKVTTPLGCQGSAPITLAFFPAIVSNDATIESCFIESTPTTALFDLTQANVTSAQGITKIYYKTLADALAGTNPIGPTTAYIATSSTVYVRITNVANCFIIVKITLKVLPPIYSSVLKDKTICIDAETTLDAGAGFDTYLWSTGATTQSIQNVTPGLYWVQLKSGRCTTMQLVKVNPAPQPVISSIDITNNTITVNVIGGKVPYQYSLDGINWQDSNVFTGLARGEVVVYVRDSYNCTPIHVQITVPNLINAITPNGDNVNDVIDYTALAYKKNLVFTIYDRYGNKLYEANKLRNYKWDGTAGGKKVSTGTYWYTITWNENDKNNTQTVYNGWVLVKNIE, from the coding sequence ATGAATAAAAAAAACTATCTTTTTTTGTTTGTAGGTCTTTTGCTGTGTTTTTCGCAACATCTTACTTCTCAAACATACCAACTAACAGGAACTCCTATAAATACCACAGGATGGACGATGGTTTCTCCTACAGTAGTAGGAACAGGAGGAGACTTCATCCAGCTTACTCCTGACACCAACAACCAATCCGGATCTATCAGGTTAAATGACCCCATCAACCTGAAATATTGCGACAAATGGAAAGTAGAATTCGATTTCAGAATGGATTCTAACCAAACCGCCAACGGAGATGGTATTGCCTTTTGGTATCTGCAAAATCCGCCGGTGGCAAGTGTCTTAGGTTCAGGTCTTGGCGTTTCTCAAAACGCAATCGGTCTTGTTGTAGGATTTGACACTTACAACAACACTACCACAGCTGTAATGAGTAAAGTACATGTCGGTTATGGGCAAATAGCCAACACAACAGACAGCAACAACGTAGAGTTTTTCAATACCGCAGGAAGTTCTTTCCACTCACCGGACATGAATACGACTCTTCCTTTTCAGGGAACTACGTATAAACATGTTGAAGTTACATCACAAGTCGTTCCAGGTACTCAAAACTGGATGATAAAAATTACAATTGATGGTAATTTAATCTGTAATCAGTCTTTTGCGCCTGCAGGTGCTGCAGCTTCAATGACTGTAGGATATTTCGGATTTTCAGCTTCTACAGGAGGAAATAGATCAAGACATTCTATTAAAAACGTAAAAGTTTTTGTAGATAAAGTAGCGCTTAACCAAACGACTGTAACAGATACTTTCTGTCCGAATCCTACGACAGGACAAGGGACAGTTAATTTAACAGCTTATCAAAACCAATTCGTAACGAATCCTGCAAATTATACATTCTCATACAGTGTTTCAGGAACTCCGATTACGAATCCTACCAGCTATCAGTTCAGTGCAAATACAGCAGTCTCTGTCTTAATTAAAGATAATGCCGGAGTTCTTTGTGATAACCCTGACGGAAAAATACAACTGAATCTTTCCCCGTTTACAGCTACACCTGCTACGCTTACCGAGTGTAACAATAATAATGCAGGAACAGCAACTTTCAACCTAGCTCTTGCCAATGTAAACGAGCCACCAGGTTCTGTGAAAAAGTATTATAAAACTTTAGCAGACCTTAATGCAGGAACGAATGAGATCGGTAATTTTGCGACTTATATTTCAGCACCGACAACGGTATATGTAAAAGTAACTACTCCACTTGGATGTCAAGGTTCTGCTCCAATTACATTAGCATTCTTCCCTGCAATCGTATCTAACGATGCAACGATAGAGTCTTGTTTTATCGAAAGTACTCCTACAACAGCATTATTTGATTTAACTCAGGCGAATGTAACTTCAGCACAGGGTATCACCAAAATATATTACAAAACTCTGGCTGATGCACTAGCGGGAACTAATCCTATTGGACCTACGACAGCTTACATCGCGACATCATCAACAGTGTATGTAAGAATTACAAATGTTGCAAATTGCTTTATCATTGTTAAAATAACTCTGAAAGTTTTACCGCCGATTTATTCTTCAGTTCTGAAAGATAAAACCATCTGTATCGATGCCGAAACAACTCTCGACGCAGGAGCAGGATTCGATACCTACCTATGGAGTACAGGCGCTACGACACAATCTATTCAGAATGTTACTCCCGGTCTTTACTGGGTACAGCTGAAATCAGGAAGATGTACAACAATGCAGCTTGTAAAGGTAAATCCAGCACCTCAACCTGTAATTTCCAGTATTGATATCACAAATAATACAATTACCGTAAATGTAATCGGAGGAAAAGTACCTTATCAATATTCTTTAGATGGGATAAACTGGCAGGATTCTAATGTATTCACAGGGCTTGCAAGAGGTGAAGTTGTGGTGTATGTAAGAGATTCTTATAACTGTACACCAATTCACGTACAGATTACGGTTCCGAATCTTATCAACGCAATCACACCAAACGGAGATAATGTAAATGATGTGATTGATTATACAGCTTTAGCATACAAGAAAAATTTAGTTTTCACGATCTATGACAGATACGGAAATAAATTGTATGAAGCCAACAAACTAAGAAATTACAAGTGGGACGGAACAGCAGGCGGCAAAAAAGTATCCACAGGAACCTACTGGTACACTATCACTTGGAATGAAAACGACAAAAATAATACTCAGACAGTCTACAATGGTTGGGTATTAGTAAAAAATATCGAATAA